Proteins found in one Halobaculum sp. MBLA0147 genomic segment:
- the engB gene encoding GTP-binding protein EngB, translated as MPFDTRPDRANEVVLVGRSNVGKSTLMRELTGHDVATGQKPGVTLEPNHYDWTGPEFVFTDLPGFGFMSGVDEATRERIKTDVVRYVEDHADQILAGVLVVDGKAAVDIIDRHSGPDEVPHDVELFHFLRDVDVPAVVTVNKMDKVDDRDERLNELCERLGLYPPWQQWDDTIVPISAKRGSIEPLLEALRGHARDAKEDELLQFF; from the coding sequence ATGCCATTCGACACGCGTCCGGACCGTGCGAACGAGGTCGTGTTGGTCGGGCGCTCGAACGTCGGGAAGTCGACGCTGATGCGCGAGTTGACCGGCCACGACGTTGCGACCGGCCAGAAGCCCGGTGTGACGCTGGAGCCGAACCACTACGACTGGACCGGCCCAGAGTTCGTCTTCACCGACCTCCCCGGCTTCGGGTTCATGAGCGGCGTCGACGAGGCCACCCGCGAGCGGATCAAGACCGACGTGGTACGGTACGTCGAGGACCACGCCGACCAGATCCTCGCGGGGGTGCTCGTCGTCGACGGGAAGGCCGCCGTCGACATTATCGACCGCCACTCCGGGCCCGACGAGGTACCACACGACGTGGAACTGTTCCACTTCCTCCGCGACGTGGACGTACCGGCGGTCGTCACCGTCAACAAGATGGACAAGGTCGACGACCGCGACGAGCGACTGAACGAGCTCTGCGAGCGACTCGGACTGTACCCGCCGTGGCAGCAGTGGGACGACACGATCGTGCCGATCTCCGCCAAGCGCGGCTCGATCGAGCCGTTGCTGGAGGCGCTACGTGGGCACGCCAGAGACGCGAAGGAGGACGAACTGTTGCAGTTCTTCTGA
- a CDS encoding cation diffusion facilitator family transporter, with translation MSDRRSAFLTASWVNVVSSLLKIVVEGALGIVFGSVALTADAVHSVADLLASGVVLVWGRASFAGADEDHPHGHERFEPLTALFVGAVLILLGVLLFRDAATTLLAGPEARYSVILLAGLVFALVDRGACYWYTVRVNREVNSTGLAALAADSRNDVWTTGAAMIGVLGMAAGVPILDPLAGGVVSLLVVHQGVEVARENLTYLLDAAPDEATRDRLRGVVRDHEGVYGVHDFTAFYRGDTIEVEFHAEVDGDMSLAAAHDLETDLRERVLAETDVSDVHVHLDPAGLDEWEEADEAVVAT, from the coding sequence ATGAGCGACCGGCGGTCGGCGTTCCTCACGGCCTCGTGGGTCAACGTCGTGTCGAGTCTGTTGAAGATCGTCGTCGAGGGAGCGCTGGGGATCGTGTTCGGGAGCGTCGCGCTCACCGCCGACGCGGTCCACTCCGTCGCGGACCTCCTCGCCTCGGGGGTCGTCCTCGTGTGGGGCCGCGCCTCGTTCGCGGGCGCGGACGAGGACCACCCGCACGGCCACGAGCGGTTCGAGCCGCTGACGGCGTTGTTCGTCGGCGCGGTGTTGATCCTCCTCGGCGTGTTGTTGTTCCGCGACGCCGCGACGACCCTGCTCGCGGGTCCGGAGGCGCGCTACAGTGTGATACTGCTCGCGGGGCTCGTCTTCGCGCTGGTGGACCGTGGCGCCTGTTACTGGTACACCGTCCGGGTGAACCGCGAGGTGAACTCCACGGGGTTGGCGGCGCTGGCGGCCGACAGCCGCAACGACGTGTGGACGACCGGCGCGGCGATGATCGGCGTCCTCGGGATGGCCGCCGGTGTGCCGATCCTCGATCCTCTCGCGGGTGGGGTCGTGAGTCTGCTCGTCGTCCACCAGGGGGTCGAGGTGGCTCGCGAGAACCTGACGTACCTGCTGGACGCCGCTCCCGACGAGGCGACACGCGATCGCCTCCGCGGTGTCGTCAGAGACCACGAGGGTGTGTACGGCGTCCACGACTTCACCGCCTTCTACCGCGGCGACACGATCGAGGTGGAGTTCCACGCGGAGGTGGACGGCGACATGAGTCTCGCCGCCGCCCACGACTTGGAGACCGACCTGCGCGAGCGCGTCCTCGCGGAGACGGACGTGTCCGACGTGCACGTCCACCTCGACCCCGCAGGCCTCGACGAGTGGGAGGAGGCCGACGAAGCGGTCGTCGCGACGTGA
- a CDS encoding HEAT repeat domain-containing protein gives MSDDAPADGDGGGGDDEETAVELSVDEFEERFDDLAAAVEDAETEADLDDVEADLDALADKLEAADLPEADDEDEEDPAAALDDRLSSVRDELEAARGPYAADVADEFDDVRGTIEDTRWTDDGLESLAEAVATAVAAVGDALGAEVDATTSADEESLADALETVATAVTDAGLDADDDAETIAALLTATDELAEAVEAAEEWDDLETREQLEAQGFYDVLGHYKDFPPEWAAVKEWEQRGNVEMVLLALDSLQSEFMEKRCLESLTRMNDQGAFDAMHQRAQKRDQPGIRALGKMAAADAVETLLEYVDADSNPQLQEVTFKALGEIGHEDAVQPLANKLVMENDQVRPYAARALGMIGDTRAVEPLRDTLADDEVDTVRAAAAWALRQIGTERALRAASGATDDEAYIVQAEADRAADALDTDEEPAATA, from the coding sequence ATGAGCGACGACGCACCCGCGGACGGCGACGGGGGCGGTGGCGACGACGAGGAGACCGCCGTCGAACTGTCCGTCGACGAGTTCGAGGAGCGCTTCGACGACCTCGCCGCAGCCGTCGAGGACGCCGAGACGGAGGCCGACCTCGACGACGTGGAGGCCGACCTCGACGCCCTCGCGGACAAGCTCGAAGCGGCCGACCTCCCCGAGGCCGACGACGAGGACGAGGAGGACCCGGCGGCGGCGCTGGACGACCGGCTCTCGTCGGTCCGCGACGAGTTGGAGGCGGCGCGTGGGCCGTACGCCGCGGACGTGGCCGACGAGTTCGACGACGTGCGCGGGACGATCGAGGACACCCGCTGGACCGACGACGGACTCGAGAGTCTCGCCGAGGCCGTCGCCACGGCAGTCGCGGCGGTCGGCGACGCCCTCGGAGCGGAGGTCGACGCCACCACGTCGGCCGACGAGGAGAGTCTCGCCGACGCTCTGGAGACGGTCGCGACGGCCGTGACCGACGCCGGGCTGGACGCGGACGACGACGCCGAGACGATCGCAGCGCTGTTGACTGCCACGGACGAGTTGGCCGAGGCCGTCGAGGCGGCCGAGGAGTGGGACGACCTGGAGACCCGTGAGCAGTTGGAGGCACAGGGGTTCTACGACGTGCTGGGCCACTACAAGGACTTCCCGCCGGAGTGGGCTGCAGTCAAGGAGTGGGAACAGCGCGGCAACGTGGAGATGGTGCTGTTGGCACTCGACAGTCTCCAGTCGGAGTTCATGGAGAAACGGTGTCTGGAGAGTCTCACCCGGATGAACGACCAGGGCGCGTTCGACGCGATGCACCAGCGCGCGCAAAAGCGGGACCAGCCCGGAATCCGTGCGCTGGGGAAGATGGCCGCCGCCGACGCCGTCGAGACGCTGTTGGAGTACGTCGACGCGGACTCGAACCCGCAGCTCCAGGAGGTGACGTTCAAGGCGCTGGGGGAGATCGGCCACGAGGACGCCGTCCAGCCGCTCGCGAACAAGTTGGTGATGGAGAACGACCAGGTGCGGCCGTACGCGGCCCGTGCACTGGGGATGATCGGCGACACGCGCGCCGTCGAGCCGCTGCGCGACACGCTGGCCGACGACGAGGTCGACACGGTTCGCGCCGCCGCGGCGTGGGCGCTGCGCCAGATCGGGACGGAACGCGCCCTGCGTGCCGCCAGCGGGGCGACGGACGACGAGGCGTACATCGTCCAGGCGGAGGCGGACCGCGCCGCCGACGCACTCGACACCGACGAGGAACCCGCCGCGACCGCCTGA
- a CDS encoding phosphatidylserine/phosphatidylglycerophosphate/cardiolipin synthase family protein, producing MSPTVADCPVVRPRRLVRLVLVVVALACLAVVTTACGPVAAADHAHATDDASVDTDEGVRPPNPPPVLTVASNESDHARNASDAASNGSRIVAVFPNPTAEGDSGEYVAVVVGAGNWTVSDGETTAVVSGPGRVVLAAAPEAVPSDTRGRRVAADFGLANGGERVTLRRGRPGANDTAVRRGANGTAVVDRVRYREAPAGARWLPADRTWRHVDYDPRPAAAVGPTNGTVFVLPDADGVPVETLRGADRRLLFAGYTFGSERVVAVLTAARERGVRVRVLLDADPVGGISGRQARLLDRLRDADVPVRLVGGAAARYRFHHPKYAVVDDRVLVLTENWKPAGTGGNGSRGWGLRLRDPGLAGELAAVFRHDWRGDDARPWRRVRRGRTFERAGPARGAYPRRFAPLEVTPNETVLLTAPGNAGRGVVAVLDTADRRIDVLQPTVERGRLLRATKRAAERGVRVRILVSGAWYVREDNRALVDRLTEWAGRTGASLVARVAEPGDAFGKIHAKGVVADDTVVVGSLNWNPTSVGENREVAVAVRGGGVADYFRRVFAADWRGPRRGLFDVLGGEGETGVPPLFAVAAVGLVAATALGVARRLRFAAE from the coding sequence GTGTCCCCGACAGTCGCCGACTGCCCCGTCGTCCGGCCACGCCGCCTCGTCCGCCTCGTACTCGTCGTCGTGGCGCTCGCCTGTCTCGCGGTCGTCACCACCGCGTGTGGACCGGTCGCGGCGGCCGACCACGCCCACGCCACGGACGACGCCTCGGTCGACACCGACGAGGGGGTGCGGCCGCCGAACCCTCCGCCGGTACTGACCGTCGCCTCGAACGAGAGCGACCACGCGAGGAACGCCAGCGACGCCGCCTCGAACGGGAGTCGGATCGTCGCGGTGTTCCCGAACCCGACGGCGGAGGGCGACAGCGGCGAGTACGTCGCCGTCGTCGTCGGCGCGGGGAACTGGACGGTCTCGGACGGCGAGACGACCGCGGTCGTCTCCGGACCCGGACGTGTCGTCCTCGCCGCGGCTCCCGAGGCGGTGCCGTCGGACACCCGCGGTCGTCGCGTCGCCGCCGACTTCGGACTCGCGAACGGTGGCGAGCGGGTGACCCTACGTCGCGGACGACCGGGGGCGAACGACACGGCAGTGCGGCGGGGTGCGAACGGCACTGCAGTCGTCGACCGCGTGCGGTACCGCGAGGCCCCGGCGGGTGCGCGGTGGCTCCCGGCCGACCGAACGTGGCGTCACGTCGACTACGACCCACGCCCGGCGGCAGCCGTCGGCCCGACGAACGGGACGGTGTTCGTGCTCCCGGACGCCGACGGCGTGCCAGTGGAGACACTGCGTGGTGCCGACCGGCGGCTCCTGTTTGCGGGGTACACGTTCGGCTCGGAGCGCGTCGTCGCGGTGCTCACCGCGGCACGGGAACGCGGGGTCCGCGTGCGCGTCTTGCTGGACGCAGATCCCGTCGGTGGGATCTCGGGTCGGCAGGCACGACTCCTCGACCGTCTCCGAGACGCCGACGTGCCCGTCCGACTCGTCGGTGGTGCGGCGGCGCGGTACCGCTTCCACCACCCGAAGTACGCCGTCGTGGACGACCGCGTGCTCGTGCTCACGGAGAACTGGAAGCCGGCCGGGACCGGTGGGAACGGGAGCCGCGGCTGGGGTCTCCGTCTCCGCGACCCCGGGCTCGCCGGGGAGTTGGCGGCCGTGTTCCGGCACGACTGGCGCGGGGATGACGCCCGCCCGTGGCGACGGGTACGGCGGGGCAGGACGTTCGAGCGTGCGGGTCCCGCGAGAGGGGCGTACCCACGTCGGTTCGCTCCCCTGGAGGTCACCCCCAACGAGACGGTGCTCCTGACCGCACCGGGGAACGCCGGTCGCGGCGTCGTCGCCGTCCTCGACACCGCCGACCGGCGGATCGACGTACTCCAGCCGACAGTCGAGCGCGGCCGCCTGTTACGGGCGACGAAACGCGCCGCCGAGCGAGGGGTTCGCGTCCGTATTCTCGTCTCCGGGGCGTGGTACGTCCGAGAGGACAACCGCGCGCTCGTAGACCGACTGACGGAGTGGGCGGGGCGGACCGGCGCGTCACTCGTCGCCCGCGTCGCGGAGCCCGGCGACGCCTTCGGGAAGATCCACGCGAAGGGTGTGGTCGCAGACGACACCGTCGTCGTCGGCTCGCTCAACTGGAACCCGACGAGCGTCGGCGAGAACCGCGAGGTGGCCGTGGCGGTCCGCGGTGGCGGCGTGGCCGACTACTTCCGGCGCGTCTTCGCCGCCGACTGGCGTGGGCCGCGTCGCGGGCTCTTCGACGTGCTCGGGGGGGAGGGAGAGACCGGCGTTCCACCGCTGTTCGCCGTGGCCGCCGTCGGCCTCGTCGCGGCGACCGCACTGGGGGTGGCTCGACGCCTCCGGTTCGCAGCAGAGTGA
- a CDS encoding CDC48 family AAA ATPase, producing MNEVQLEVAKAYPNDSGRGIARLDPDTLLHLKLSPGDIIEIEGAETTAAKVWRADRQDWNTDTVRIDGFTRQNADVGIGERVTIRKAEAEKAETLTLAPPEEASVQFGSDAAGMVKRQILKRPVVERDIVPVMSSTNHPFMRSPGQAIPLIAVETEPDGVCLVTEDTDVELREEPISGFEKTGGGITYEDIGGLQSEIQRVREMVELPMKHPQIFKKLGIEPPSGVLLHGPPGTGKTLLAKAVANETSASFFSIAGPEIISKYYGESEQQLREVFEDAQDESPSIIFIDELDSIAPKREDVTGEVERRVVAQLLTMMDGLESRGQVVVIAATNRVDSVDPALRRPGRFDREIEIGVPDEAGRKEILQIHTRGMPLSDDVDLGRLADETHGFVGADIESLTKESAMKALRRYLPEIDLDEEDIPPSLIDRMIIKRDDFSGALSEVEPSAMREVLVELPKVNWDDVGGLSDAQQQIEEAVEWPLSSPEKFERMGVEAPKGVLLYGPPGTGKTLMAKAVANETNANFISVRGPQLLSKWVGESEKAIRQTFRKARQVAPTVIFFDELDSLAPSRGQEMGNNVSERVVNQLLTELDGLEEMENVMVIGATNRPDMIDPALIRSGRFDRLVMVGQPDAEGREQIMKIHTRDTPLAPDVSLREIAELTDGYVGSDLESISREAAIEALRDADDAEHVEMRHFERALDGVRPTVTEEIEEYYENVEDEFRSGSQQQLRRDAGGPVGFQ from the coding sequence ATGAACGAAGTTCAACTCGAAGTGGCGAAGGCGTACCCGAACGACTCGGGGCGCGGTATCGCACGACTCGACCCCGACACGCTGTTGCACCTGAAGCTCTCGCCCGGCGACATCATCGAGATCGAGGGCGCGGAGACGACGGCCGCGAAGGTGTGGCGGGCCGACCGACAGGACTGGAACACGGACACCGTCCGGATCGACGGGTTCACGCGCCAGAACGCCGACGTGGGGATCGGCGAGCGTGTCACCATCCGGAAGGCGGAAGCCGAGAAGGCGGAGACACTGACGCTGGCTCCGCCCGAGGAGGCCAGCGTCCAGTTCGGCTCGGACGCCGCCGGGATGGTGAAACGGCAGATCCTCAAGCGCCCGGTCGTCGAACGCGACATCGTCCCGGTGATGTCCTCGACGAACCACCCGTTCATGCGGTCCCCGGGCCAGGCGATCCCGCTGATCGCCGTCGAGACGGAGCCGGACGGCGTCTGTCTCGTCACCGAGGACACGGACGTGGAGCTCCGCGAGGAGCCGATCTCCGGGTTCGAGAAGACCGGCGGCGGGATCACCTACGAGGACATCGGCGGGCTGCAGAGCGAGATCCAGCGGGTCCGCGAGATGGTGGAACTGCCGATGAAACACCCCCAGATCTTCAAGAAGCTGGGGATCGAGCCGCCCAGCGGTGTCTTGCTGCACGGCCCGCCGGGCACCGGGAAGACCCTGCTCGCGAAGGCGGTCGCCAACGAGACCTCGGCGTCGTTCTTCTCCATCGCCGGCCCCGAGATCATCTCGAAGTACTACGGGGAGTCCGAACAACAGCTCCGGGAGGTGTTCGAGGACGCCCAAGACGAGTCGCCGTCGATCATCTTCATCGACGAGCTGGACTCCATCGCGCCGAAACGCGAGGACGTGACCGGCGAGGTGGAGCGCCGTGTCGTCGCGCAACTGCTGACGATGATGGACGGGCTGGAGTCGCGCGGACAGGTCGTCGTCATCGCGGCGACGAACCGCGTCGACTCCGTCGACCCGGCCTTGCGTCGACCTGGACGGTTCGACCGCGAGATCGAGATCGGCGTCCCGGACGAGGCGGGTCGCAAAGAGATCCTCCAGATCCACACCCGCGGGATGCCGCTGTCGGACGACGTGGATCTGGGTCGGCTCGCGGACGAGACCCACGGGTTCGTCGGGGCCGACATCGAGAGTCTGACGAAGGAGTCGGCGATGAAGGCGCTGCGTCGGTACCTCCCCGAGATCGACTTGGACGAGGAGGACATCCCGCCGAGTCTGATCGACCGGATGATCATCAAGCGGGACGACTTCTCGGGGGCGCTCTCGGAGGTGGAACCCTCCGCGATGCGGGAGGTGTTGGTCGAACTCCCGAAGGTCAACTGGGACGACGTTGGTGGGCTCTCGGACGCCCAACAGCAGATCGAGGAGGCCGTCGAGTGGCCGCTGTCCTCGCCCGAGAAGTTCGAGCGGATGGGCGTGGAGGCGCCGAAGGGTGTGTTGTTGTACGGGCCACCCGGCACCGGGAAGACGCTGATGGCGAAGGCGGTCGCCAACGAGACGAACGCGAACTTCATCAGCGTCCGCGGCCCGCAGTTGCTCTCGAAGTGGGTCGGCGAGTCGGAGAAGGCGATCCGCCAGACGTTCCGGAAGGCGCGACAGGTCGCGCCGACGGTGATCTTCTTCGACGAGCTCGACTCGTTGGCACCCTCCCGCGGCCAGGAGATGGGGAACAACGTCTCCGAGCGGGTCGTCAACCAGCTGTTGACGGAGTTGGACGGCCTCGAGGAGATGGAGAACGTGATGGTGATCGGCGCGACGAACCGGCCGGACATGATCGACCCGGCCTTGATCCGGTCGGGGCGGTTCGACCGACTCGTGATGGTCGGTCAACCGGACGCCGAGGGTCGCGAGCAGATCATGAAGATCCACACGCGGGACACGCCGCTGGCACCGGACGTGAGTCTCCGCGAGATCGCGGAGTTGACCGACGGCTACGTCGGCTCGGATCTGGAGTCCATCTCGCGGGAGGCCGCCATCGAGGCGCTGCGTGACGCCGACGACGCCGAACACGTCGAGATGCGACACTTCGAGCGCGCACTCGACGGTGTCCGCCCGACGGTGACCGAGGAGATCGAGGAGTACTACGAGAACGTCGAAGACGAGTTCCGTTCCGGGAGCCAACAGCAGCTCCGGCGCGACGCCGGCGGTCCGGTCGGGTTCCAGTAG
- a CDS encoding MBL fold metallo-hydrolase: MTVRHDGLTVEWLGYATVRIETRDGYVVYLDPGRYGVLDGEYPKDGDLVCVTHDHHYDSDGIERVAAQDATVVVYEGVDATGIDRDVVPVEEIDRHAVRIGEEEHLVPPNADAATSGATPPVDVWSVPTHNEPDGPHTDADGEPYHPEGFGVGYRLSIDGVSVFWPGDGDALDGFAELDVSLFLANIGGNVVSDRHESADLAEAMDPDLVLPVHYDTFDLLAADGEAFAADVASRSVPVVLDERGAHE, translated from the coding sequence GTGACAGTCAGACACGACGGCCTCACGGTGGAGTGGCTTGGGTACGCGACGGTGCGGATCGAGACGCGCGACGGTTACGTCGTCTACCTCGATCCGGGGCGCTACGGCGTCCTCGACGGGGAGTACCCGAAAGACGGCGACCTCGTCTGTGTGACCCACGACCACCACTACGACTCCGACGGGATCGAGCGCGTCGCCGCCCAGGACGCAACCGTCGTGGTGTACGAGGGTGTAGACGCAACCGGGATCGACCGCGACGTGGTGCCCGTCGAGGAGATCGACCGCCACGCGGTCCGGATCGGCGAAGAGGAGCACCTCGTCCCCCCGAACGCGGACGCGGCGACGAGCGGCGCCACGCCACCGGTCGACGTGTGGAGCGTCCCGACGCACAACGAGCCCGACGGGCCGCACACCGACGCAGACGGGGAGCCGTACCACCCGGAGGGGTTCGGCGTCGGCTACCGGCTCTCGATCGACGGGGTGTCGGTGTTCTGGCCGGGTGACGGCGACGCCCTCGACGGGTTCGCGGAGTTGGACGTGTCGCTGTTCCTCGCCAACATCGGCGGCAACGTCGTCAGCGACCGCCACGAGTCCGCCGATCTGGCCGAGGCGATGGACCCGGATCTCGTCTTGCCGGTCCACTACGACACCTTCGACCTGCTCGCGGCCGACGGCGAGGCGTTCGCCGCCGACGTGGCGAGTCGCTCCGTCCCGGTCGTCCTCGACGAGCGCGGTGCACACGAGTAG
- a CDS encoding DHH family phosphoesterase has protein sequence MSNDVAGDSGGDDSRPVVYDLAPNCTLSDVSVGDRYHATVNGVVDYGVFVDVSDDVSGLVHESNMDGERFAVGDRLIVELTELKENGDVAFDLVDPTDYRTEAVEHDPELTPTTDLRVGETVTIRGEVVQIKQTGGPTLLHVADETGIAACAAFAGAGVRAYPDVAVDDVVRIRGEAESHGDTVQIEIDDLTILDGEAAADARSEIAAERAERAEPADVSPLVEWEAFEELHDELVEVARLLRETVLEGRPIRIRHHADGDGMCAAIPVQQALEAFLAEVHGTEDAARHRLKRLPSKAPFYEMEDVTRDLNFALEGQARHGQKLPFLLMLDNGSTEEDVPAYKNLAHYDVPIAVVDHHHPDPEAVDPLLDAHVNPYLHGLDYAVTTGMMCVELARLIHPGITDDLRHVPAVAGLSDRSDAAAMDDYLDLAAEEGYDREDLTAVGEALDYAAHWLRYKDGEVVVSDALNVGCDDEARHEELVEFLSTRAERDVAEQLDAVRPHVESERLDSGVRFHRVDLERFAHRFTYPAPGKTTGELHDELVREHQEPVITVGYGPDFAVLRSDGVRLDIPQMVSELNEELPGAGVSGGGHLVVGSIKFVKGRREQVIDALVEKMGDAALDEDLSAAAVED, from the coding sequence ATGAGCAACGACGTTGCCGGGGATTCCGGCGGGGACGATTCGCGTCCCGTCGTCTACGATCTCGCTCCGAACTGTACGCTCTCGGACGTGTCGGTCGGCGACCGCTACCACGCGACCGTGAACGGTGTGGTCGACTACGGCGTCTTCGTCGACGTGTCGGACGACGTGTCCGGACTGGTCCACGAGTCGAACATGGACGGCGAGCGGTTCGCCGTCGGCGACCGACTGATCGTCGAGTTGACCGAACTGAAGGAGAACGGCGACGTGGCGTTCGACCTCGTCGACCCGACGGACTACCGCACGGAGGCGGTCGAACACGATCCCGAGTTGACGCCGACGACGGACCTGCGGGTCGGCGAGACGGTCACGATCCGCGGCGAGGTGGTCCAGATCAAACAGACCGGCGGGCCGACCCTGCTACACGTCGCCGACGAGACCGGTATCGCCGCCTGTGCAGCCTTCGCCGGCGCCGGGGTGCGTGCGTACCCCGACGTGGCGGTCGACGACGTGGTGCGGATCCGCGGCGAGGCGGAGTCACACGGCGACACCGTCCAGATCGAGATCGACGATCTGACCATCCTCGACGGCGAGGCCGCCGCTGACGCACGCTCGGAGATCGCCGCGGAGCGTGCCGAGCGCGCGGAGCCGGCCGACGTGTCGCCGCTCGTCGAGTGGGAGGCGTTCGAGGAACTCCACGACGAACTCGTGGAGGTCGCACGTCTGCTCCGCGAGACGGTACTGGAGGGGCGACCGATCCGGATCCGTCACCACGCAGACGGTGACGGGATGTGTGCGGCGATCCCGGTCCAGCAGGCGCTGGAGGCGTTCCTCGCGGAGGTGCACGGGACAGAGGACGCCGCGCGCCACCGGCTCAAGCGCCTCCCGAGCAAGGCGCCGTTCTACGAGATGGAGGACGTGACGCGCGACCTCAACTTCGCGCTGGAGGGCCAGGCGCGCCACGGGCAGAAGCTCCCGTTCCTGTTGATGCTGGACAACGGGTCGACGGAGGAGGACGTGCCCGCGTACAAGAACCTCGCGCACTACGACGTACCCATCGCCGTCGTCGACCACCACCACCCGGACCCCGAGGCGGTCGACCCGCTGCTGGACGCGCACGTCAACCCGTACCTCCACGGGCTCGACTACGCCGTCACGACGGGGATGATGTGTGTCGAACTCGCGCGGCTGATCCACCCGGGGATCACCGACGACCTGCGACACGTCCCGGCGGTCGCCGGGCTGTCGGACCGGTCGGACGCCGCGGCGATGGACGACTACCTCGATCTGGCCGCCGAGGAGGGGTACGACCGCGAGGACTTGACCGCCGTCGGCGAGGCGCTGGACTACGCCGCCCACTGGCTGCGCTACAAGGACGGCGAGGTCGTCGTCAGCGACGCCCTGAACGTCGGCTGTGACGACGAGGCGCGCCACGAGGAACTCGTCGAGTTCCTCTCGACGCGGGCCGAACGCGACGTAGCCGAGCAGTTGGACGCCGTCCGGCCACACGTGGAGTCCGAGCGGCTGGACTCGGGGGTGCGGTTCCACCGCGTCGACCTGGAGCGGTTCGCCCACCGGTTCACCTACCCGGCGCCGGGGAAGACGACGGGCGAACTCCACGACGAGTTGGTCCGCGAACACCAGGAGCCGGTGATCACGGTGGGGTACGGCCCGGACTTCGCCGTGTTGCGGTCGGACGGCGTCCGGTTGGACATCCCGCAGATGGTTTCGGAACTCAACGAGGAACTGCCAGGGGCCGGCGTCTCCGGCGGCGGGCACCTCGTCGTCGGCTCGATCAAGTTCGTGAAGGGCCGCCGCGAGCAGGTGATCGACGCGCTCGTCGAGAAGATGGGCGATGCCGCCCTCGACGAGGACCTCTCGGCGGCCGCCGTCGAGGACTGA